A genomic stretch from Setaria italica strain Yugu1 chromosome VII, Setaria_italica_v2.0, whole genome shotgun sequence includes:
- the LOC101771287 gene encoding peptidyl-prolyl cis-trans isomerase FKBP53 — MSTFWGVEVKPGKPYTLTHSDCGGRLRLTQATLGDEAGKGEKGGGRKKCVLQCSVESKDPVYLCALVPEQSETCHLELEFDEVEVTFSVIGQRSVHLVGYYIADAYEEDMSDSDAESDSLQGSDEDGFLVDDDDNNMVMGYSDSEDDSDYDSESDDEEMAYDQRRGKSSVVIEEIQEDDKPSAGEVQKGSNKKRSSENGDKSQLQLVVRDPATESLESEDEDGFPVSFSESKKSSESVSKKKGGKDKEASNEDRKRKSGAITDRGDSSGDVKAENDGASKKKKKTKDKSTAMDNGKVNNDVKEVKQQDASAEPVSAKHKKKNKNTSASEAGTDEQSAKKNNIHKDGEAVTAQEANKKNKKKKGQDTNRSENQSPTGLVESDSKKEPLQTRTFANGMIIQEMELGKPDGKKATNGKKVAMRYIGKLKNGTIFDSNVSGRPFEFRLGVGQVIKGWDVGVNGMRVGDKRRLTVPPSMGYGSQRVGPIPQNSTLIFDVELVNVK, encoded by the exons ATGTCGACGTTCTGGG GCGTGGAGGTTAAGCCGGGGAAGCCCTACACGCTCACCCACAGCGACTGTGGCGGCCGCCTGCGCCTCACCCAG GCAACGCTGGGGGATGAGGCCGGTAAGGGGGAGAAGGGTGGCGGCCGGAAGAAGTGTGTGCTACAGTGCAGCGTCGAGAGCAAGGATCCCGTTTACCTTTGTGCCTTGGTGCCGGAGCAGTCGGAAACATGCCACCTGGAGCTGGAGTTTGATGAGGTGGAAGTCACTTTTTCAGTGATTGGGCAGAGGAGTGTCCATCTTGTTGGATACTACATCGC TGATGCGTACGAGGAAGATATGAGTGACAGTGATGCTGAGAGTGACTCTCTTCAAGGCTCCGACGAGGATGGTTTCTTGgtagatgatgatgacaatAACATG GTTATGGGATATTCAGACAGTGAAGATGATTCAGACTATGATTCagagtctgatgatgaagagatgGCATACGATCAGCGTAGGGGCAAAAGTTCAG TTGTTATTGAGGAAATTCAAGAGGATGACAAGCCTTCTGCGGGTGAAGTACAGAAGGGATCAAACAAGAAGCGGAGCAGTGAAAATGGTGATAAGTCTCAACTCCAGCTTGTTGTGAGGGATCCTGCTACTGAATCCTTGGAAAGTGAAGATGAAGATGGCTTTCCTGTATCATTTTCTGAATCAAAGAAGAGTTCCGAGAGTGTTTCGaagaaaaaagggggaaaagacAAGGAGGCTAGCAATGAAGACCGGAAAAGGAAAAGTGGAGCCATTACAGATCGTGGTGACTCTTCAGG GGATGTAAAGGCTGAAAATGATGGggcatcaaagaagaagaaaaagaccaAGGACAAAAGCACTGCTATGGACAACGGAAAGGTGAACAATGATGTAAAGGAGGTTAAGCAACAAGATGCTTCAGCTGAACCTGTCAGTGCAAAAcataagaagaaaaacaagaacaCAAGTGCTTCTGAGGCTGGTACTGATGAGCAATCTGCTAAGAAAAACAATAT TCACAAAGATGGTGAGGCTGTAACTGCTCAGGAGGCTAataaaaagaacaagaaaaagaaagggcaGGACACAAACAGAAGTGAAAATCAGTCACCAACTGGACTTGTAGAGTCAGATAGCAAGAAGGAGCCACTACAAACACGGACTTTTGCCAATGGTATGATAATTCAGGAGATGGAGCTGGGCAAGCCTGATGGTAAAAAAGCCACCAATGGAAAGAAG GTTGCTATGAGATATATTGGCAAGCTAAAGAATGGCACGATTTTTGACTCCAATGTTAGCGGAAGACCATTTGAGTTCAGACTAG GTGTTGGGCAGGTTATCAAAGGATGGGACGTCGGCGTCAATG GTATGCGGGTTGGTGACAAAAGGAGACTCACCGTTCCACCTTCAATGGG TTACGGGAGCCAGAGAGTGGGGCCGATACCGCAGAACTCAACTCTCATCTTTGATGTGGAGCTAGTGAACGTGAAATGA
- the LOC101771678 gene encoding pentatricopeptide repeat-containing protein At1g09900 — translation MPSPPPPPTVCALLLPFSPSSSTTSGQQPRRLRVRSSKPSPPGLPKPSTSTRPPPRRLHEADRRLSSLVHRGDLDAALRLVRSSPRPPDVPLANRLVRDLCRRGRPADAARVVEACGPDATAATYGALVDGYCRAGLLEDARRVVDGMPAAARASSAYAYNPLIHALCDRGRVADALGVLDGMLCRGCAPDVVTYNILLEAACKARGHRRAMELVDLMRAEGCEPNNVTYNVIIDAMCRERDVDQAREFLDSLPSRGCKPNTVNYNTVLKGFCSAERWEDADELLDEMVRENCPPSEATLNVIVNALCRKGLLQKVTRYLEKMSKHGCAANVVTYNAVINGICEQGHVDSALELLNNMQSYGCKPDIVTYNTLLKGLCSAERWEDAEELMAKMTQNDCIPDNGTFNTVINFLCQKGLIVQAFEVFKQMPEKGCNPNSITYSTMVGGLAKAGKLEQALELLNEMASKGFNSDKMYQLLTEYLNKEDKIEEVVQAVHKLQGAGAPPHAALYNTVLLGLCRNGKTDYAIDVFADMVSCGCMPDELSYIILIEGLAYEGYLKEARELLSKLCSRNVLSNSLIKNEALLLDQNIHSS, via the coding sequence ATGccttcgccaccaccgccccccaCCGTGtgcgctctcctcctccccttctccccctcctcatccaccacctccggCCAACAACCCCGCCGCCTGCGCGTCCGCAGCTCGAAGCCCAGCCCGCCGGGCCTCCCCAagcccagcaccagcaccaggccgcccccgcgccgcctgcACGAGGCGGACCGCCGCCTCAGCTCCCTGGTCCACCGGGGCGACCTCGACGCggcgctccgcctcgtccgctcctcgccgcgcccgcccgacgTGCCCCTCGCCAACCGCCTCGTCCGCGACCTctgccgccgtggccgccccgccgacgccgcgcgcgtCGTCGAGGCCTGCGGGCCGGATGCCACGGCCGCCACCTATGGCGCGCTGGTGGACGGGTACTGCCGCGCGGGGCTGCTCGAGGACGCGCGCCGCGTCGTCGACGGCAtgcccgcggccgcgcgggccAGCAGCGCCTACGCCTACAACCCGCTCATCCACGCGCTCTGCGACCGCGGCCGGGTCGCCGACGCGCTCGGGGTGCTCGACGGCATGCTCTGCCGCGGGTGCGCCCCCGACGTGGTCACCTACAACATCCTCCTCGAGGCGGCGTGCAAGGCCAGGGGGCACCGGCGGGCCATGGAGCTGGTCGACCTCATGCGCGCCGAGGGGTGCGAGCCCAACAACGTCACGTACAATGTCATCATCGACGCCATGTGCAGGGAACGGGATGTGGACCAGGCGCGCGAGTTCCTCGACAGCCTGCCTTCCAGGGGTTGCAAGCCCAACACCGTCAACTACAACACGGTCTTGAAGGGGTTCTGTAGCGCCGAGCGATGGGAGGATGCTGATGAGCTTCTTGACGAGATGGTCCGAGAGAACTGCCCGCCGAGCGAGGCGACCCTCAATGTGATCGTCAATGCGTTGTGCCGGAAAGGATTGCTCCAGAAGGTTACTCGGTATCTAGAGAAAATGTCCAAACATGGCTGCGCGGCAAATGTTGTTACCTACAATGCTGTCATCAATGGGATCTGTGAGCAAGGGCATGTGGACAGTGCCTTGGAGTTACTAAACAACATGCAATCCTATGGCTGTAAACCTGATATCGTCACCTACAACACTCTGCTCAAGGGTCTGTGCAGTGCTGAGCGATGGGAGGATGCTGAGGAGCTAATGGCTAAAATGACCCAGAATGATTGCATCCCAGATAATGGGACATTCAATACTGTAATTAATTTCTTGTGTCAAAAGGGATTGATTGTGCAGGCCTTTGAAGTCTTTAAGCAAATGCCTGAGAAAGGCTGCAATCCTAACTCAATCACTTACAGTACAATGGTAGGTGGACTTGCCAAGGCTGGCAAGCTGGAACAAGCCCTTGAGTTGCTGAATGAAATGGCCAGCAAAGGATTCAACTCAGATAAAATGTATCAGTTGTTAACTGAGTATCTGAATAAAGAGGATAAAATTGAAGAGGTGGTTCAGGCAGTTCATAAACTGCAAGGTGCAGGCGCACCACCCCACGCTGCACTCTACAACACAGTACTGTTAGGGCTTTGCAGAAATGGGAAAACAGATTATGCTATCGATGTGTTTGCTGATATGGTGTCCTGTGGTTGTATGCCTGATGAATTGTCGTACATTATACTCATTGAAGGTTTGGCATATGAGGGCTATTTGAAGGAGGCAAGAGAATTGCTAAGCAAGTTGTGCTCTAGAAATGTTCTTTCTAACAGCTTGATCAAGAATGAAGCTTTGTTGTTAGATCAAAATATTCACTCTTCTTGA